A genomic window from Lycium barbarum isolate Lr01 chromosome 4, ASM1917538v2, whole genome shotgun sequence includes:
- the LOC132638578 gene encoding protein LIGHT-DEPENDENT SHORT HYPOCOTYLS 10-like: MMSNDQIRVEGGEGSSSRSSTTVLLAPSDDHHHQPPPPPQLSRYESQKRRDWNTFGQYLKNQRPPVPLSQSNYNHVLEFLRYLDQFGKTKVHLHGCPFFGEPEPPGPCTCPLRQAWGSLDALIGRLRAAYEENGGLPENNPFASGSIRVYLREVRDFQAKARGISYKKKKKKRKLQNRASTTSAEATPTFQLQSS; this comes from the coding sequence ATGATGTCAAATGATCAAATAAGAGTGGAAGGAGGAGAAGGATCATCATCAAGATCATCAACCACTGTACTTCTAGCACCATCTGACGACCATCATCATCAGCCACCACCACCGCCCCAACTGAGCAGGTACGAGTCTCAGAAACGTCGCGATTGGAACACTTTCGGACAGTACTTGAAAAATCAAAGGCCCCCAGTTCCTTTATCCCAGTCCAACTATAACCACGTGCTAGAATTTCTCCGATACCTAGATCAATTCGGAAAAACTAAAGTGCATTTACATGGTTGCCCTTTTTTTGGGGAACCGGAGCCTCCGGGGCCTTGTACTTGTCCACTTAGACAAGCATGGGGAAGCCTAGATGCACTTATTGGTAGGCTTAGAGCTGCTTATGAAGAAAATGGTGGCCTTCCGGAGAATAATCCATTCGCGAGTGGCTCTATACGCGTTTATCTTCGAGAGGTAAGAGATTTTCAAGCTAAAGCAAGAGGAATTTcctataagaagaagaaaaagaagaggaagTTGCAAAATAGGGCTAGTACTACTAGTGCTGAGGCAACTCCTACCTTTCAGTTGCAATCTTCTTGA